A region of Thermococcus barossii DNA encodes the following proteins:
- a CDS encoding ParB/RepB/Spo0J family partition protein, whose protein sequence is MVLQEIKHGYDAPVIVIPHGGRYYLLDGHHRAFALKKLGFGEVEAIILVPGKKFTPGVVKTAEKGGLKRLEDVRIVRD, encoded by the coding sequence GTGGTTCTCCAGGAGATAAAGCACGGCTACGATGCGCCGGTAATAGTCATACCCCACGGGGGCCGGTACTACCTCCTAGACGGCCACCACAGGGCCTTTGCCCTTAAGAAACTGGGCTTTGGGGAAGTTGAGGCCATCATCCTTGTTCCGGGGAAAAAATTCACACCCGGCGTTGTCAAGACCGCGGAAAAAGGGGGATTAAAAAGACTCGAAGATGTAAGAATAGTGAGGGATTAG
- a CDS encoding MTH1187 family thiamine-binding protein: protein MAVAELCLFPLGTKTPSVGKYLEPVLEVIRTSGLKYKLCPMGTVVEGSVEEILDLVKACHEAIFRAGAERVVISLRIDDRTDKPLTIEGKMRV from the coding sequence ATGGCGGTTGCCGAGCTGTGTCTGTTCCCTCTGGGGACGAAAACGCCGAGCGTGGGAAAGTACCTGGAACCCGTGCTGGAGGTCATCCGGACGAGCGGCCTCAAGTACAAGCTCTGTCCGATGGGAACTGTGGTCGAGGGTTCCGTAGAGGAAATCCTTGACCTCGTGAAGGCCTGCCACGAGGCCATTTTCCGGGCTGGAGCCGAGAGGGTCGTTATAAGCCTGAGGATAGATGACAGGACGGACAAGCCGCTGACCATAGAGGGCAAGATGAGGGTGTGA
- a CDS encoding class I SAM-dependent methyltransferase, with the protein MAEYFDRIAGRYDEWYRTKTGSYVDRTEKWLVFSMLRSRSGRALDLGCGTGNYTLELKKRGFDVIGLDASEGMLEVARSKGLECIKGDAYSLPFPDRSFDLVLSVTMFEFIHEPERVLAEISRVLKPGGEVLIATMNGRSAWFFFKRLKSLFVETAYRYARFYTPKELEKLLENAGFTDIESAGVIYFPSFWPFHGLAESIDRRFYRRCRNMAAFIAVRGVKP; encoded by the coding sequence ATGGCAGAGTACTTCGACAGGATTGCCGGCAGGTACGACGAGTGGTACCGGACGAAGACGGGCAGCTACGTTGACAGGACCGAGAAGTGGCTAGTCTTCTCGATGCTACGGTCGAGGTCTGGGAGGGCGCTCGACCTCGGTTGCGGAACCGGCAACTACACCCTTGAGCTGAAGAAAAGGGGATTCGATGTTATTGGACTCGACGCCAGTGAGGGCATGCTTGAGGTTGCACGCTCGAAGGGACTGGAATGCATAAAGGGCGACGCCTACAGCCTGCCGTTTCCCGACCGGAGCTTTGACCTGGTTCTAAGCGTCACGATGTTCGAGTTCATCCATGAACCGGAAAGGGTCCTGGCCGAGATAAGCCGCGTCCTGAAACCAGGTGGAGAGGTTCTCATAGCCACGATGAACGGACGGAGTGCATGGTTTTTCTTCAAAAGGCTGAAGAGTCTGTTTGTGGAGACCGCCTATCGCTACGCCCGCTTTTACACCCCAAAGGAGCTGGAGAAACTCCTCGAAAACGCGGGGTTCACTGACATCGAGAGTGCTGGTGTCATATACTTTCCGTCCTTCTGGCCTTTCCATGGTCTGGCTGAGAGTATCGACAGGAGATTTTACAGACGCTGCAGGAACATGGCTGCCTTCATAGCCGTTCGGGGAGTGAAGCCTTGA
- a CDS encoding ubiquitin-like small modifier protein 1: MRVKFYATFRELVGRKEVEVHGVKTVRELIEYLSEHYSPDIKKQLLETERVDENKPVDGMILVNGHNVLHLNGLDTELHEDDEVHIFPPAGGG, encoded by the coding sequence ATGAGGGTTAAGTTCTACGCCACGTTTAGGGAGCTGGTGGGGAGAAAAGAGGTGGAAGTTCACGGTGTAAAAACCGTACGCGAGCTCATTGAGTACCTCTCGGAGCACTACAGCCCCGACATTAAAAAACAGCTCCTTGAAACGGAGCGCGTTGATGAAAACAAGCCGGTCGATGGAATGATACTCGTCAACGGTCACAACGTCCTTCATCTGAACGGTCTGGACACGGAGCTTCACGAGGATGACGAGGTGCACATATTCCCTCCCGCGGGGGGAGGATGA